A stretch of Gorilla gorilla gorilla isolate KB3781 chromosome 9, NHGRI_mGorGor1-v2.1_pri, whole genome shotgun sequence DNA encodes these proteins:
- the LOC101127189 gene encoding pepsin A-5 has product MKWLLLLGLVALSECIMYKVPLIRKKSLRRTLSERGLLKDFLKKHNLNPARKYFPQWEAPTLVDEQPLENYLDMEYFGTIGIGTPAQDFTVIFDTGSSNLWVPSVYCSSLACTNHNRFNPEDSSTYQSTSETVSITYGTGSMTGILGYDTVQVGGISDTNQIFGLSETEPGSFLYYAPFDGILGLAYPSISSSGATPVFDNIWNQGLVSQDLFSVYLSADDQSGSVVIFGGIDSSYYTGSLNWVPVTVEGYWQITVDSITMNGETIACAEGCQAIVDTGTSLLTGPTSPIANIQSDIGASENSDGDMVVSCSAISSLPDIIFTINGVQYPVPPSAYILQSEGSCISGFEGMNVPTESGELWILGDVFIRQYFTVFDRANNQVGLAAVA; this is encoded by the exons ATgaagtggctgctgctgctgggtcTGGTGGCGCTCTCTGAGTGCATCATGTACAA GGTCCCCCTCATCAGAAAGAAGTCCTTGAGGCGCACCCTGTCCGAGCGTGGCCTGCTGAAGGACTTCCTGAAGAAGCACAACCTCAACCCAGCCAGAAAGTACTTCCCCCAGTGGGAGGCTCCCACCCTGGTAGATGAACAGCCCCTGGAGAACTACCTGGAT ATGGAGTACTTCGGCACTATCGGCATCGGAACTCCTGCCCAGGATTTCACCGTCATCTTTGACACCGGCTCCTCCAACCTGTGGGTGCCCTCAGTCTACTGCTCCAGTCTTGCCTGCA CCAACCACAACCGCTTCAACCCTGAGGATTCTTCCACCTACCAGTCCACCAGCGAGACGGTCTCCATCACCTATGGCACCGGCAGCATGACAGGCATCCTCGGATACGACACTGTCCAG GTTGGAGGCATCTCTGACACCAATCAGATCTTCGGCCTGAGCGAGACGGAACCCGGCTCCTTCCTGTATTATGCTCCCTTCGATGGCATCCTGGGGCTGGCCTACCCCAGCATTTCCTCCTCCGGGGCCACACCCGTCTTTGACAACATCTGGAACCAGGGCCTGGTTTCTCAGGACCTCTTCTCTGTCTACCTCAGCGC CGATGACCAGAGTGGCAGCGTGGTGATCTTTGGTGGCATTGACTCTTCTTACTACACTGGAAGCCTGAACTGGGTGCCTGTTACCGTCGAGGGTTACTGGCAGATCACCGTGGACAG CATCACCATGAACGGAGAGACCATCGCCTGCGCTGAGGGCTGCCAGGCCATTGTTGACACCGGCACCTCTCTGCTGACCGGCCCAACCAGCCCCATTGCCAACATCCAGAGCGACATCGGAGCCAGCGAGAACTCAGACGGCGAC ATGGTGGTCAGCTGCTCAGCCATCAGCAGCCTGCCCGACATCATCTTCACCATCAATGGAGTCCAGTACCCCGTGCCACCCAGTGCCTACATCCTGCAG AGCGAGGGGAGCTGCATCAGTGGCTTCGAGGGCATGAACGTCCCCACCGAATCTGGAGAGCTTTGGATCCTGGGTGATGTCTTCATCCGCCAGTACTTTACCGTCTTCGACAGGGCAAACAATCAGGTCGGCCTGGCTGCCGTGGCTTAA